DNA from Pomacea canaliculata isolate SZHN2017 linkage group LG9, ASM307304v1, whole genome shotgun sequence:
agcaaccacaAACTAGGTTAGGCTGAGAAGAGATTAGTCTGGGAGCACCAAAAGATCTCCAATTCAATATTGTCACAGTGCAAGAAACGGGCGTCTCCATGCAAAATTAGTTCACCATTTACTaaatcacaaaagaaagaaacaatgatTTCACCCCTTTCATCTTTATTGAAATGTCTGTAATGCACAAACCAATACACAATATTAGAAAGTAGTGTGCGGGCGGCTTGTACAGAAACGAGGGGCATGGAGGTGTCTGTTCACCCTGTGGGTCAGAGGGAACTTGATCTTGCTGTTCTGTAACattaagaaatgtaaaaatcaCCATAAAGCAATGTCAGATATTTATAGCTTCAAACATCATTGTCTAAATCTTAACCAACTAATCCTCGTGAAAACTTATAACCCCGTGCAGGGGGTCAAGGGTAGGTAAAGAAGCTACTGTTAAGTGCTTTAAAGTAAACAATGCTTTCAGGTAGCCATTTAAGCCATACAACACTCTGAATAAATCTCACTAATCCCTGGAAACACTCAggtacacagaaataaaaacatcgGTTGCCTAGAATTATGCAAGTGCTTACATGGAACTGTGTGATGTTAGGTCGGCGGCACTTGGCAGCTGCAATTTCCTCCACTCTTATAATGTGGATAGAAGATGCACGTGCTCTGTGGCGAGCTCCCATGTCGGTATcttcaaaagagaaaagaatgtcaGTAAGCCCCTTTACTTTGCTTGTTAGGCAAGAATCTGACACAGTAAATCCATAAGCCTTTGCTCTGCCTTGCGTCATGGGTTTCATACACCCAATAAATCACCCCTCCTACACACGAGGGAAAAAAGCTAACTGGCCAAACTATAAACATGACTGTAATGACAACAGTTCACATACggaattactttttaaaagtgacAAGTCTGCAACAAAATAATGCTAAAATGAAACAGCAGCTATTTAGCAGGTGAAATTATGGAAGAGGAAGGGGGGGGGAAAAATTCAAATTCACTTACAGCACTGGGTAACAGCCTTAGCAGCAGTGAGGTCCCTGTACTCGCGGTACATGTTGTGTGTTCCTGAGCGGGAGTTGTAGCGAAGCCATATGCCAAAGTTTTTAACCTTAAGTGGCTTCTTCTCGTATACCTGAtatcacaaaacagaaaatgctTTGCTACAACAATAATCCACTTGCACTGTAAACAAAACCTCTCTAAATTATTCGAAACCACAAAGTATTAATAAATCAAAAGCGGAAAAACTAAGCAGACATACCCTGCTGCACAGGACAATCTCTCCAGTTgcctttttcagttttctcagCTGACTTAGGAAATACCAGAACCTAGACTTGGCTGAAGCCTGATCAGGAGCGAAGATGCGCATCTGATAAAGAGTGGGGACTCGATTTTTTGGGCTGGGTAGGCCCCGACCCACCACCTTGTATTCTTTAAgctgaaagacagaaaaaaatcagattcaGCTAAGTAGAAAAAGCTAGCAAAGCATAATTTGTAATGTCATGAGCAATATTTTGATTGTCAccaaaaatcagtaaaatatattgtaaGCACCTTAATTCACTGCCCATATTACATCCTATATGACAGGCGACAGGTGCAGGCTTTTCTGTCTGCATATAAAATGATGTCCAATGATTTAGTTTCAGTTCAAAGGACAAAGC
Protein-coding regions in this window:
- the LOC112571714 gene encoding 60S ribosomal protein L18a-like, translating into MKVKGELKEYKVVGRGLPSPKNRVPTLYQMRIFAPDQASAKSRFWYFLSQLRKLKKATGEIVLCSRVYEKKPLKVKNFGIWLRYNSRSGTHNMYREYRDLTAAKAVTQCYTDMGARHRARASSIHIIRVEEIAAAKCRRPNITQFHNSKIKFPLTHRVNRHLHAPRFCTSRPHTTF